The Phoenix dactylifera cultivar Barhee BC4 chromosome 9, palm_55x_up_171113_PBpolish2nd_filt_p, whole genome shotgun sequence genome window below encodes:
- the LOC103700703 gene encoding pentatricopeptide repeat-containing protein At4g19191, mitochondrial: MASHARFLDRFLSPSTVAAWNSAIRASANEGLHREALLLYRRMKRSGLHPDHLTFPFLLKACARLPGTPIPQIIHAHVLKSPFSSDVFVGTAVVDMYVKCRQLGSANVLFESMPERDAAAWNVMIMGFSDLDSLDRVLVLFRRMRSAEISPDSITFISLTRSCGCESNLSMLKAVHCLGIRMGIGADVAVANTWIAAYAKCEDLDSAESVFTNISIETRSVVSWNSMIAGYAYVGRSKEAIGFFCWMSREGVRPDLSTTVSLLSVLAHSEATSEGKLIHSVSIKAGFDSDVSFMNTLIAFYSKCGDVDAARYCFRNMSERTPVSWTALISGYAENGYTDEAMDLFHAMEAAGERPDAVTVVAVLSACSQMGALELGRSMNRYAIANGFEGSVLVCNALIDMYAKCGSLGEARRLFDIMHERTIVSWTAMIMGYAMNGHFTEALDLFSQMVKSGLKPNHVTFLAVLQACAHGGLLEKGWVYFDMMSKIYHIKPRLEHYACMADLLGRRGELKEAFRFIQRMPIEPDAGVWGALLGACITHHETEIGMYVASRLFELEPQAAASYVGMANIFAAKQRWEGAAKLRMMMKQKGIRKLPGRSIVQVNRKFHIFTVEDRSHPEGLQIYEVLDNLALHLKEAGYQTDFEYLLTYELE, encoded by the coding sequence ATGGCCTCCCATGCTCGGTTTCTCGACCGTTTTTTAAGTCCATCGACCGTGGCCGCCTGGAACTCCGCCATCCGAGCATCCGCCAACGAAGGCCTCCACCGGGAAGCCCTCCTTCTATACCGCCGGATGAAGCGATCCGGGCTCCACCCCGACCACCTCACCTTCCCCTTCCTTCTCAAAGCCTGCGCGCGCCTTCCCGGTACCCCCATCCCCCAAATCATCCACGCCCACGTCCTCAAATCCCCCTTCTCCTCTGATGTCTTCGTGGGGACGGCGGTGGTCGACATGTACGTCAAGTGCCGGCAACTGGGGTCTGCGAATGTTCTGTTTGAAAGTATGCCCGAGAGAGACGCCGCCGCTTGGAATGTCATGATCATGGGATTTTCTGACCTTGATTCTCTTGACAGGGTTTTAGTTCTCTTTCGCCGCATGAGGTCGGCCGAGATCAGCCCTGACTCAATCACCTTCATAAGCTTGACTCGGTCGTGCGGGTGCGAGAGCAATCTGAGCATGCTGAAAGCTGTTCATTGTTTGGGGATTCGGATGGGAATCGGAGCTGATGTTGCAGTGGCCAACACCTGGATTGCTGCCTATGCCAAGTGCGAGGATCTGGACTCAGCTGAATCTGTCTTTACCAATATCTCCATCGAAACGAGGTCAGTTGTGTCATGGAATTCCATGATCGCAGGTTATGCATATGTTGGAAGATCCAAGGAAGCTATTGGTTTCTTTTGTTGGATGAGTCGAGAAGGTGTTCGACCAGATTTGAGCACCACTGTCAGCTTACTTTCGGTGTTAGCGCATTCGGAAGCAACATCAGAGGGTAAGCTGATTCATTCAGTTTCTATTAAAGCAGGATTTGATTCAGATGTTTCTTTTATGAATACTCTGATTGCATTTTACTCAAAGTGTGGAGATGTCGATGCTGCACGATATTGTTTCAGGAACATGTCTGAGAGGACTCCTGTTTCTTGGACCGCCCTTATTAGTGGCTATGCTGAAAATGGATATACGGATGAGGCTATGGATCTGTTTCATGCCATGGAAGCTGCTGGGGAGAGACCTGATGCAGTCACTGTGGTTGCTGTTCTCTCTGCTTGTAGCCAAATGGGAGCTCTTGAGCTCGGCAGGTCAATGAATAGGTATGCAATTGCAAATGGGTTTGAAGGTAGCGTCCTGGTTTGTAATGCATTGATCGACATGTATGCCAAATGTGGTAGCCTCGGTGAGGCTCGAAGACTTTTCGATATCATGCACGAAAGAACTATAGTCTCTTGGACCGCCATGATCATGGGTTATGCCATGAATGGACATTTTACAGAAGCTTTAGATCTATTTTCTCAGATGGTGAAATCAGGATTGAAGCCGAATCATGTAACATTTTTGGCTGTACTGCAAGCATGTGCCCATGGTGGCTTGTTGGAAAAGGGGTGGGTCTATTTCGATATGATGAGTAAAATATATCACATAAAGCCCAGATTAGAACATTATGCTTGCATGGCCGATCTCCTTGGCCGTCGAGGGGAACTAAAAGAGGCATTCAGATTCATCCAGAGAATGCCTATCGAACCGGATGCTGGTGTATGGGGTGCTCTCCTTGGTGCTTGCATAACTCACCACGAGACAGAGATCGGGATGTATGTGGCGAGCCGTCTTTTTGAATTAGAACCTCAAGCAGCTGCATCATATGTTGGTATGGCCAACATTTTTGCTGCAAAACAGAGGTGGGAAGGTGCAGCAAAGCTACGTATGATGATGAAACAGAAGGGGATCAGGAAATTACCTGGACGAAGTATCGTTCAGGTGAACAGGAAGTTTCATATATTCACTGTTGAAGATAGGAGTCATCCTGAAGGCTTACAGATTTATGAAGTCTTGGATAATTTGGCTCTGCACTTAAAAGAAGCAGGTTATCAGACagattttgaatatttattGACATATGAACTGGAATAG